TCGAAGAGATTTAAGAGAAAAAGCATTTCAAATTTTTGTCAACCGCGGGGATAATGATAATGCCAATAACAACAATGCTACTTTGGTTCAGATTTTGAAACTTCGTGCCGAAAAAGCTAAATTACTTGGATTTAAATCGTTTGCCGATTGGAGTTTGTCTAACACGATGGCGCAAAAACCTGAGAGAGCAATGGAGTTAATGCTGTCGGTTTGGAATCCTGCCGTTGAAAAAGTGCACCAAGATGTAGCCGAGATGCAAAAAATGGTTGATGCTGAAGGAGGTAAGTTTACCATTGCCCCATGGGATTACCGTTATTATTCTGAAAAAGTCAGAAAGGCAAAATATGATTTAGACCAAAATGATGTTAAGCCTTATCTTCAGTTAGAAAAGTTACGCGAAGGTATGTTTTGGGTAGCGGGAGAGATTTTTAATTTAAGTTTCAAACAAGTCTATAATGTGCCGGTGTGGCATCAAGATGTGCGCGTTTTTGAAGTGAGTAACAAACTTACCAATAAAGTAGTTGGGGTTTGGTATTTTGATCCCTACGCCCGCAAAGGAAAACGTTCCGGTGCTTGGATGAATGCCCATAGAGAGCAAAGCAAAGTCAACGGCGATGTCATTACGATAGTGTCCAACAATTGTAATTTCATTAAAGGAAACGACAACGAACCCATTTTGATTTCTTGGGAAGATGCCAGTACGTTATTCCACGAATTTGGTCATGCGTTGCACGGCTTGAATTCAAATGTGACTTACCCTAGTTTGTCGGGAACCAATGTGCCAAGGGATTATGTCGAATTCCCTTCTCAAATTTTAGAACGATGGTTAGCTACTTCAGAAGTGCTGAATAAATTCGCTTTGCACTATAAAACCGGTGAGCCAATGCCAATGTCTTTGGTAAACCGTATTGAAAAAGCAGCTACTTTTAACGAAGCCTTTTCAACCGTTGAAACCATTTCCAGTGCTTTGGTGGATATGAAATTGCACATGCTGGAAAACCCCAGCATTGATCCGAAACAATTTGAAAAAGAAACCTTGACGGCCTTGAATATGCCAAAAGAAATTGTGATGCGCCACCGTATTCCTCAGTTTGGGCATATTTTCTCAAGTGATGATTATGCTGCGGGCTACTACGGTTATTTATGGGCCGATGTGATTAGTGCTGATGCTACAGAAGCCTTTACCGTTGACGGCAAAGGATTGTATGATAAAGACGTGGCCAAACGACTATATGATAATGTATTCAGCATAGGAAACACGGTTGACCCCGAGATTGCTTATAAAAAATTCAGAGGACGTGAGGCCAATTCTGATGCGTTAATGCGCGCTCGTAATTTCCCGATTACTAAGAAATAAGACCAACAAAAAACCCGATTCAACTGAATCGGGTTTTTTTATTATTCTTTTATCACTTTGGCATTTTTGATGACTCCGCCACCTTCAAGTTGTATCAAATAAACCCCTTTGGGCAAACCACTCAAATCAACACTATTGTCACCCTGCACACAGTCAAAAGAGTTGATGACTAACTGACCAAGCTGATTAACCACCGAAATAGTAGTAAACAGGCCTTTAGGATTACTAAAGAAAACCTTTCCATTAGTAGGGTTAGGCGCTAGGGCAAGAGTAGTTGTCTCCGGCTCATTGGTGCTCAACGAACAATCAGTAACAATACTTATAGGCTGTGTTATGCCACAGTTAGTTATAAAATTCTGTGCGGGTACCACTTCATTATCATCTACACAAATTGAGGTAAGATTAGGGTTGTTCCAGCAACCGTTATAAGCGGTCTGTGTAAAGGTTTGCGCGTGGTTATTTCTAATGTTAATCCAGCTCAAATTGGGGTTTTCGTAACACCTCAATTGCTCAAAAAATGATTGTTGCTAAAGTCCAGATGCGTTAATGGATTTTGATCAATAATAAGTATTTTAAGAGCGACTAATGTTGAAAAATCTACTTCTGTCAATTGATTACCTTCCAAAAGGAGAAACCACAAATTACTCAATCCATTCAGGTTTACAGTGGTTAGATGATTGCCTCCTAATCCTAGTGTTTGAAGATTGGTTAAACTTGCTAAATTAGCAGTTAGAAGATTATTATTTACAATAGTTATGTCAAATATATTTGTAAAATATGCTATTCCTGTTAAGTCAACGATGTTTCCAGCTGTGATTGAAATAGTATAAACTGTTAAAGCTTCGCTTTGCTCTATCTCTCCATCATTATTGGCATCAATTTTTACACCCCCTGCAATATAATTATTGGTGTCCGCTTGAAGTAATTTGGCTTTAAAGGCTAGGTCAGGAAAATTAATGACCTGCGCATTCAAGGCACTCAATGTTAAAACCAATACGGTTATTAGTATTCTTTTCATTTTAATTCATTCGATAAAGTAAAAATAACTATTTCTATTTGATGATTACTCGTTTTATTATCCTGAACAAGAAAATCGTGAATCATAGCCCCGATGGGAATGAAAATCCTCGAAGAGATTGTAATGGACAGCGGGAGAGGGATGAAGAAAAGCAATATAGTTCTGCTTCTAAAAACAAAAAACCCGATTCGTACTGAACCGGGTTTTTTTATACTTGTTAAGGATTTAATTATCCTAAAGTTACTCTTTTGAAACCTGTAATTTCAACGTTGAAACCTTTAACATAATCGCCTACTTTTTTACTGTCATCTTTGATGAAGTTTTGATCTAATAAGGCTTTCTCTTGGTCTAAAGTAGTGTTATCAGAGATGAAACGTTGTACTTTTCCAGGAAGAATTTTGTCCCAAATTTGCTCTGGTTTGCCTTCCGCTTTTAATTCAGCTTTAGCATCTTCTTCTGCTTGTTTGATCACTTCTTCAGTTAATTGAGAGTAAGAGATATATTTAGGAACGTTTTTCAATGTTTTTCCTAAACGTTTTGCTTCTTCATTTTCTTTTTCGATTACTGCGATACGAGCTGCCAATTCAGAAGCAACGAAAGCAGGATCAAAATCTTTATAAGATAAGGTATCAGCTCCCATTGAAGCAACTTGCATAGAAACATCTTTAGTTAGTGTTTCAGCGTTGTCAATTTTTGCAGAAATAGCCGTTAAAGCAGCAATTTTGTTTACGTGAACGTAAGATCCAACAAAAGCGCCTTCTAAGATTTCAAAACCACCGATTTCGATTTTCTCACCGATAACACCGGTTTGCTCAATTAATTTTTCAGCTACAGTGATTCCGTTGAAATCAGAAGCTAAAAATTCTTCTTTTGAAGAGAAATTGATTGCTTTTTCAACTAAAGCTTTGGCTAAAGCTACGAAAGCTTCATTTTTACCTACGAAGTCAGTTTCGCAGTTCAAAGTGATGATCGCTCCTTTAGTGTTGTCAGCATTGATGAAAGAAACAGCAGCTCCTTCAGAAGACTCACGGTCAGAACGATTAGCCGCCACTTTTTGCCCTTTTTCTCTAAGGTTTTGTATAGCTTTATCGAAATCGCCTTCCGCTTCAACTAAAGCTTTTTTACAGTCCATCATTCCGGCACCTGTAACTTGTCTTAATTTGTTTACGTCTGCAGCAGTGATTGTGATTGTTGACATAATATTTTATTTTTTTAATTAAAAATCTCTTTTAAAAGTAAATTACGAATTACGAGTTTCAAATTACGAGTTAAAATAATCCGTAATTCTTAATTCATAATTCGTAATTATTTTTTTGTTTTATTCTTCAGTCTTAGTTTCTGTAGCTTCTACTTCAGGAGCCGCTTCAACAGCCGGTGCTTCAACAGCAGCAACTACTTCTACAGTTTCTTCAGCATCAACTTCAGGAGCAGCATCAGAAGTTCTGTTAGCTAATCCGTCTTTTACAGCGTCAGTTACTAAAGATAAAATTTTATCAATTGATTTTGAAGCATCATC
Above is a genomic segment from Flavobacterium phycosphaerae containing:
- a CDS encoding M3 family metallopeptidase — its product is MKKIILTLIMSVPLVTVNAQTNPNPLLNNWTGPYGGVPAFTEYKLKDFKPAIETAIREKLKEIDKIANNPKPPTFTNTIVAMEKTGKNLSQISTVFGIYGSNMNSPEFEPIETEMTPKFSELSNKIYQNSKLFARISKVYNAPEKKKLTGEQQRLVWLYYNNFVREGAKLDAKSKTRVGKINQELAGLFTKFGQNQLADEGNYYLELKTEADFDGLPKELKDAAMAEAKERNLAFMGCIANTRSSIEPFLTFSNRRDLREKAFQIFVNRGDNDNANNNNATLVQILKLRAEKAKLLGFKSFADWSLSNTMAQKPERAMELMLSVWNPAVEKVHQDVAEMQKMVDAEGGKFTIAPWDYRYYSEKVRKAKYDLDQNDVKPYLQLEKLREGMFWVAGEIFNLSFKQVYNVPVWHQDVRVFEVSNKLTNKVVGVWYFDPYARKGKRSGAWMNAHREQSKVNGDVITIVSNNCNFIKGNDNEPILISWEDASTLFHEFGHALHGLNSNVTYPSLSGTNVPRDYVEFPSQILERWLATSEVLNKFALHYKTGEPMPMSLVNRIEKAATFNEAFSTVETISSALVDMKLHMLENPSIDPKQFEKETLTALNMPKEIVMRHRIPQFGHIFSSDDYAAGYYGYLWADVISADATEAFTVDGKGLYDKDVAKRLYDNVFSIGNTVDPEIAYKKFRGREANSDALMRARNFPITKK
- a CDS encoding T9SS type A sorting domain-containing protein; translation: MSWINIRNNHAQTFTQTAYNGCWNNPNLTSICVDDNEVVPAQNFITNCGITQPISIVTDCSLSTNEPETTTLALAPNPTNGKVFFSNPKGLFTTISVVNQLGQLVINSFDCVQGDNSVDLSGLPKGVYLIQLEGGGVIKNAKVIKE
- a CDS encoding leucine-rich repeat domain-containing protein, which gives rise to MKRILITVLVLTLSALNAQVINFPDLAFKAKLLQADTNNYIAGGVKIDANNDGEIEQSEALTVYTISITAGNIVDLTGIAYFTNIFDITIVNNNLLTANLASLTNLQTLGLGGNHLTTVNLNGLSNLWFLLLEGNQLTEVDFSTLVALKILIIDQNPLTHLDFSNNHFLSN
- the tsf gene encoding translation elongation factor Ts, yielding MSTITITAADVNKLRQVTGAGMMDCKKALVEAEGDFDKAIQNLREKGQKVAANRSDRESSEGAAVSFINADNTKGAIITLNCETDFVGKNEAFVALAKALVEKAINFSSKEEFLASDFNGITVAEKLIEQTGVIGEKIEIGGFEILEGAFVGSYVHVNKIAALTAISAKIDNAETLTKDVSMQVASMGADTLSYKDFDPAFVASELAARIAVIEKENEEAKRLGKTLKNVPKYISYSQLTEEVIKQAEEDAKAELKAEGKPEQIWDKILPGKVQRFISDNTTLDQEKALLDQNFIKDDSKKVGDYVKGFNVEITGFKRVTLG